A genomic window from Halogeometricum borinquense DSM 11551 includes:
- a CDS encoding phosphoribosylanthranilate isomerase, whose protein sequence is MVRVKICGVTSESDLRAVERAGADAVGFIADVPVDTPRELSLDRAAELAAAAAPFLTTTLVTMPETVSEAIEVGSRVKPDVVQIHGEFDAEQFRAIRAGVDARIAAVVDAEQPQRACDLDSAVDAIVVDSVSDKGAGGTGKTHDWEQTAKATAELDAPVVLAGGLTPENVTEAVETVNPFAVDVASGVESSGGVKDHDAVRAFVANAAERRRATA, encoded by the coding sequence ATGGTACGGGTCAAAATCTGCGGCGTCACCAGCGAATCTGACCTTCGCGCCGTCGAACGGGCGGGCGCGGACGCCGTCGGCTTCATCGCTGATGTTCCTGTGGACACGCCGCGTGAACTCTCGCTCGACCGGGCGGCCGAACTCGCTGCTGCCGCCGCGCCGTTTCTCACGACGACGCTCGTCACGATGCCTGAGACGGTCTCTGAGGCCATCGAGGTTGGATCGAGGGTGAAACCCGATGTCGTTCAGATCCACGGCGAGTTCGATGCCGAACAGTTCCGCGCGATTCGCGCTGGAGTGGATGCGCGGATCGCCGCCGTCGTGGACGCCGAACAGCCACAACGCGCCTGCGACCTTGACTCCGCGGTGGACGCCATCGTTGTCGATTCCGTGAGCGACAAGGGTGCGGGCGGTACCGGTAAGACGCACGACTGGGAGCAGACGGCGAAAGCGACTGCCGAGCTTGACGCGCCGGTCGTCCTCGCGGGAGGATTGACGCCGGAAAACGTAACTGAGGCAGTCGAGACGGTAAACCCGTTCGCTGTGGACGTGGCGAGCGGTGTCGAATCCAGCGGCGGGGTGAAAGACCACGATGCAGTCCGCGCATTTGTTGCGAACGCCGCCGAGAGACGGAGGGCAACGGCGTGA
- the trpD gene encoding anthranilate phosphoribosyltransferase: MTIQTYIERATEGTDLTQDEARNAAQLVFEDATEAQIGALLTALRSKGETETEIAGFAQGMRDAARTIEPDRTPLVDTCGTGGDDYDTINVSTTSAIVAAGAGAAVAKHGNYSVSSSSGSADVLEVAGANVEAEPPAVEEAIERDGIGFMLAPVFHPAMKAVIGPRKELGMRTIFNALGPLTNPAGAQAQVVGVYDPELVPVLARALSHMSVERALVVHGSGMDEIALHDETVVAEVHGDDIEEYTVTPEDIGLESAPVSAVAGGTPQENAADLRGIVTGEVTGPKRDIILANAGAAIYVSGLAETISEGAEAAANAIDSGAAAATFDDLCGTDVETADAESAEA, from the coding sequence ATGACGATCCAAACGTACATCGAACGCGCGACGGAGGGCACAGATCTCACGCAGGACGAAGCGCGCAACGCGGCGCAACTCGTCTTCGAGGATGCAACAGAGGCGCAAATCGGCGCACTACTGACCGCCCTTCGTTCAAAAGGCGAGACCGAGACCGAAATCGCTGGTTTCGCACAGGGAATGCGCGACGCCGCCCGAACCATCGAACCCGACCGGACGCCGTTGGTGGACACCTGCGGTACCGGCGGCGACGACTACGATACGATCAACGTCTCGACGACCAGCGCAATCGTCGCCGCCGGGGCGGGCGCGGCCGTCGCAAAGCACGGGAACTACTCTGTCTCTTCCTCTTCCGGGAGCGCGGACGTGCTGGAAGTCGCCGGCGCAAACGTCGAGGCGGAACCGCCGGCCGTCGAGGAGGCCATCGAACGCGACGGCATCGGCTTCATGCTCGCGCCGGTGTTCCACCCCGCGATGAAGGCCGTCATCGGCCCGCGGAAGGAACTCGGCATGCGGACGATTTTCAACGCGCTCGGCCCGCTTACGAATCCCGCGGGCGCGCAAGCACAGGTCGTTGGCGTCTACGACCCCGAACTCGTTCCCGTTCTCGCGCGCGCACTCTCACACATGTCCGTCGAACGCGCGCTCGTCGTCCACGGATCCGGCATGGACGAAATCGCCCTCCACGACGAGACAGTCGTCGCTGAAGTCCACGGTGATGACATCGAAGAGTACACCGTTACGCCAGAAGACATCGGCCTCGAATCGGCCCCTGTCTCGGCTGTCGCGGGCGGCACGCCGCAAGAGAACGCCGCCGACCTGCGCGGTATCGTCACGGGCGAGGTGACCGGCCCGAAACGCGATATCATCCTCGCCAACGCGGGCGCGGCAATCTACGTTTCCGGACTCGCAGAGACCATCTCCGAGGGTGCCGAGGCCGCCGCGAACGCTATCGACTCCGGCGCGGCCGCTGCGACGTTCGATGACCTCTGCGGCACCGACGTCGAAACAGCCGACGCGGAGTCGGCGGAGGCCTGA